The proteins below come from a single Chryseobacterium bernardetii genomic window:
- a CDS encoding peptidase domain-containing ABC transporter: MKENKLIQKTFSLQKDLTDCGVGCLQSLVRYYGGNISLEALREKSGTGKTGTTLLGLYQCAEEIGFDAEGCEADIESLIKHAAPIILHVIIDQKLEHYVICYSYNGSGNNQFYIGDPAKGLEYWTKEYLEEVWISKTCLTLIPNEKFEKKKETQKKKKGWIKSLIKDDQESIYTILLLGFAITLLGMSMSVFSQKLIDDILPRKKISLLLLSISFLGFLLFVKVGISALRELYIIKQSKSFNERANKSFYHTLLHLPKTFFDTRKIGDFTARLNDILRIQAVIKQLITSTLVDILGVLVSVGFLFFYSWRLSLICIGISPIVFFIIFRFNKKIIDAQRNVMQAYSINESNYIDSIKGIDVIKGFSKQHLFGKKNDLIFSFFQTKIFELGKLNLTISLYSGIILVIFLLIILGFSSYSVLNNDIRIGELMAILGISSSLLTSITNLALVTIPIQEAKVAFDRMFEYSLLLDKENTEGQEIKEIWSIDLSNIDFRFKGRSRLLNQISFRIRKGSVTCILGKSGSGKTTLTELLQKKFLPENGEIRVNEEISLNNIAINNWRSLISVVPQNIQLFNGNVLENIILSENVNEFQLQKVLSLGFDHFIEALPQGYLTLVGEEGINLSGGQKQLLGWMRALYHEPQFLILDEPTSSLDQESRKFIYQLIQKLKSEKSILIISHYLEDLKDIADDIYVINDTKIYEMSLTDHRNV, encoded by the coding sequence ATGAAAGAAAATAAGCTCATACAAAAAACATTCTCTCTTCAAAAAGACCTTACAGATTGTGGCGTGGGATGTCTTCAGTCATTGGTTAGATATTATGGAGGAAACATTTCCTTAGAAGCTCTCAGAGAAAAAAGTGGAACCGGAAAGACAGGCACTACATTACTAGGACTGTATCAATGCGCAGAAGAAATTGGTTTTGATGCAGAAGGATGTGAGGCTGATATAGAATCACTTATCAAACATGCAGCTCCCATAATCTTACATGTTATTATTGATCAAAAACTTGAACATTATGTTATTTGCTATTCCTATAATGGCTCCGGGAACAATCAGTTTTATATTGGAGATCCGGCAAAAGGCTTAGAATACTGGACCAAAGAATACCTGGAAGAAGTATGGATCTCAAAAACCTGTCTCACCCTTATTCCTAATGAAAAGTTTGAGAAGAAAAAAGAAACTCAGAAAAAGAAAAAGGGTTGGATAAAAAGCCTTATTAAAGATGATCAGGAATCTATTTATACTATTCTTTTACTTGGTTTTGCCATTACACTGTTGGGAATGTCAATGTCTGTTTTTTCACAAAAACTGATTGATGATATTTTGCCCCGCAAAAAAATATCTTTACTGTTACTAAGTATCTCTTTTCTTGGTTTCTTACTTTTTGTAAAAGTAGGAATTAGTGCTTTAAGAGAACTTTATATTATTAAACAAAGTAAATCATTTAATGAAAGAGCTAATAAGAGTTTCTACCATACTTTACTCCATCTTCCAAAAACTTTTTTTGACACCAGAAAGATTGGAGATTTTACAGCCAGACTCAATGACATTCTGAGAATACAGGCTGTTATAAAACAATTAATTACCTCTACACTTGTTGATATTCTGGGAGTCTTAGTATCCGTTGGTTTTTTATTCTTCTACTCCTGGAGGCTTTCTTTAATCTGTATAGGAATCTCCCCTATTGTTTTCTTTATTATATTCCGTTTCAATAAAAAAATTATTGATGCCCAAAGAAACGTTATGCAAGCATATAGTATCAATGAATCTAATTATATTGATAGTATAAAGGGAATAGATGTAATTAAAGGATTTTCCAAACAGCATTTATTTGGAAAGAAAAACGACCTCATTTTTAGTTTCTTTCAAACAAAAATTTTTGAACTTGGAAAGCTCAACCTTACAATTTCATTATATTCCGGGATTATTTTAGTGATCTTCCTTCTTATTATTTTAGGATTTTCTTCTTACAGTGTCTTAAATAATGACATCAGGATTGGCGAGCTGATGGCCATACTCGGGATATCCAGTTCTTTGCTTACTTCAATTACAAATCTGGCCCTTGTTACAATTCCTATACAGGAAGCAAAAGTGGCATTTGACAGAATGTTTGAGTATTCATTGTTATTAGATAAAGAAAATACAGAGGGGCAGGAAATTAAAGAAATTTGGTCTATTGATCTCAGCAATATTGATTTTAGATTTAAAGGCAGAAGCAGGCTTCTTAATCAAATTTCCTTTAGGATACGAAAAGGAAGTGTAACCTGTATCCTAGGAAAAAGTGGTTCCGGAAAAACAACACTTACTGAGTTATTACAAAAAAAATTCCTGCCTGAAAATGGTGAAATAAGAGTTAATGAAGAAATCAGTTTAAATAATATCGCAATCAATAACTGGCGGAGTCTTATTAGTGTAGTCCCACAAAATATACAGCTATTTAATGGAAATGTACTGGAAAATATTATACTCAGCGAAAACGTGAATGAGTTCCAGTTACAGAAAGTATTATCGCTGGGATTTGATCATTTTATAGAAGCTTTGCCTCAGGGTTATTTAACACTGGTTGGAGAAGAAGGAATCAATTTATCCGGTGGTCAGAAACAGTTGCTTGGATGGATGCGTGCCTTATATCACGAACCTCAGTTTTTAATTTTAGATGAACCTACCTCCTCGCTTGATCAGGAAAGCAGAAAGTTTATCTATCAGTTAATTCAAAAGCTAAAATCTGAAAAAAGCATCCTTATCATTAGCCATTATCTGGAAGATCTAAAAGATATTGCAGATGATATTTACGTTATCAATGATACTAAAATATATGAAATGAGCCTTACTGATCATAGAAACGTATAA
- a CDS encoding quinol:cytochrome C oxidoreductase has protein sequence MYSFSPKLKSTSIILLVVGLVLFGIGFFMNKGISTEKIEQMMEAVHASGHTAPTHSSEMVGPQDHAAHLEHATMQVHNQPLASLHFVAVFFFGVSCCVLFFYCIQHAGHAGWPIIITRVMEAIASYIPYGGAILVILMILNITHNGHLFHWMDPELTKPDSPHFDVILFEKKKFLNIPFYAVRTLIYVIGASFFAWKLKAQSKKVDETKSKVEYQMLYRWSVGYIAFFGFASAAWAWDWLMSIDPHWYSTMYIWYSMVSCLSSGIAVIILLSVYLKKNGFLPQFNDNHLHDLGVFLFATSMLWTYTWFAQFMLYWYANVPEEVNYFFGRFQHYSPTFLPMLIINFLLPLLVLVSSSIKRNYKVVTTMAVVVILGHILDYFNMVMPGTVGPYWNTPEVFLLILGAILFVVGLFMFTVLSALSKLKLIPTGNPFLHESEIYEYPF, from the coding sequence ATGTATAGTTTTTCACCAAAATTAAAATCAACTTCTATAATACTTCTTGTTGTAGGTTTAGTTCTTTTCGGTATTGGTTTCTTTATGAACAAAGGAATTTCTACTGAGAAAATAGAACAAATGATGGAAGCTGTTCATGCTTCTGGTCATACTGCTCCTACACACTCGAGTGAAATGGTTGGACCTCAGGATCACGCGGCTCACCTTGAGCACGCTACAATGCAGGTTCACAATCAGCCTTTAGCATCATTACATTTTGTAGCTGTATTTTTCTTTGGAGTAAGCTGCTGTGTATTGTTCTTCTATTGTATTCAGCATGCTGGACACGCAGGATGGCCAATCATCATTACAAGAGTAATGGAAGCTATTGCTTCTTATATCCCTTACGGTGGTGCAATCCTTGTTATCCTGATGATTTTAAATATCACACACAACGGGCACTTATTCCACTGGATGGACCCTGAATTGACAAAACCGGATTCTCCGCATTTTGATGTGATCTTATTCGAAAAGAAAAAGTTTTTAAATATTCCTTTCTATGCAGTTAGAACTTTAATCTATGTGATTGGTGCTTCTTTCTTCGCTTGGAAATTGAAAGCTCAGTCTAAGAAAGTAGACGAAACCAAGTCTAAAGTAGAGTATCAAATGCTTTACAGATGGTCTGTAGGTTACATTGCATTCTTCGGATTTGCTTCTGCAGCTTGGGCTTGGGACTGGTTGATGTCTATTGACCCACACTGGTATTCTACAATGTATATCTGGTATTCAATGGTTAGCTGCCTTTCAAGTGGTATTGCTGTAATCATTCTATTAAGTGTTTACCTTAAGAAAAATGGTTTCCTACCACAGTTCAATGATAACCACTTACACGATTTAGGAGTTTTCCTTTTCGCTACAAGTATGCTTTGGACATATACATGGTTTGCTCAGTTCATGCTTTACTGGTATGCAAACGTTCCGGAAGAGGTTAACTACTTCTTCGGCAGATTCCAGCACTACTCTCCTACTTTCTTACCGATGTTGATCATCAACTTCTTATTACCGCTATTGGTATTAGTAAGCAGCAGCATCAAGAGAAACTACAAAGTAGTTACTACAATGGCAGTAGTTGTTATCTTGGGTCACATTTTGGATTACTTCAACATGGTAATGCCGGGAACAGTAGGACCATACTGGAACACACCTGAAGTATTCCTGTTAATTCTTGGAGCAATCCTGTTCGTAGTTGGATTATTTATGTTTACTGTACTTTCAGCTTTATCTAAACTGAAGTTGATTCCTACAGGAAACCCTTTCTTACACGAATCTGAAATTTATGAGTATCCTTTCTAA
- the ribH gene encoding 6,7-dimethyl-8-ribityllumazine synthase, with protein sequence MATVNLSDYKPLHITNAEDFSIGIVFSEWNDFVTYNLRDAALEILEKEGVKPENIKLFPVPGAFELSYASMQLCKERKYDAVISIGCVIRGETPHFDYVCSAVAQGIKDCNIMTDTPTIFCVLTDDTKEQSIARSGGDLGNKGVEAAVTALRMIDFKKKLSDKKGNIGFGHS encoded by the coding sequence ATGGCAACAGTTAATCTTTCCGATTACAAGCCACTTCATATAACTAATGCCGAAGATTTTTCTATCGGCATTGTTTTTTCTGAGTGGAATGATTTTGTAACATACAATCTTCGTGATGCAGCTTTGGAAATCCTTGAGAAAGAAGGAGTAAAACCAGAAAATATTAAACTTTTCCCGGTTCCCGGAGCTTTCGAATTAAGCTATGCAAGTATGCAGCTTTGCAAAGAGAGAAAATATGACGCTGTGATCTCTATCGGATGCGTCATCCGTGGGGAAACCCCTCACTTCGATTATGTTTGTTCTGCTGTAGCACAGGGAATCAAAGACTGTAACATAATGACAGATACTCCTACCATCTTCTGTGTTCTTACAGATGATACTAAAGAGCAATCTATAGCAAGAAGTGGCGGAGACCTGGGAAACAAAGGTGTAGAAGCAGCAGTAACTGCCTTAAGAATGATTGATTTCAAAAAGAAATTATCTGATAAAAAAGGAAACATCGGTTTTGGACACTCTTAA
- a CDS encoding LTA synthase family protein: MFLKKIKPFLYLGIFYLIISLIIRVVFFFHPITTASFGFFEIIKVLFVGLINDIFVFILASTILALYFLFLSNSKYKKPYGYIIFGVLVTFFLYIWLIPNNIFKQYGGSVTEIALSFVGVKAFLFGLMLFLPTQRIKIRNVLYFITLLLYVLLIIFNGVSEYFFYNEFGVRYNFIAVDYLIYTNEVIGNIMESYPVIPLFSGIMLVTLTITWFIYKKTKDELLELPNFKQKLILLGSFAVLCAISLLTLPSLMQIKSDNVFADEIEANGLPKFYWAFTHNELDYFQFYSQLDQKQAEKNFLSQYPQHTLSRNIVAEQPELKKNVVLISIESLSADFLEHYGNTQEITPFLDSLADKSLMFTNLYATGNRTVRGLEALTLCIPPTAGESIIKRNDNKNKFTTGNVFKSKGYDVKFLYGGYSYFDNMQDFFGGNGYDIVDRNNFKPEEITFANVWGVADEDMARKAIQVMNAEAKSGKPFFNHWMTVSNHRPFTYPDGRIDIPGTSKSREGGVKYTDYSLKLFFDMAKKQDWYKNTVFVIIADHCASSAGKTELPMDKYRIPAMIFSEGFIQPQKFDTLMSQIDVMPTLFGLLNFSYQSKFLGQDVFKPEFQPKAYIATYQDLGFVKNNRLTIISPVKKAKQYSLDLEKSDLAPEFKLYYDEKLLKNPDQKLIDDAISAYQSTSYWLKTKQLNR, translated from the coding sequence ATGTTTCTAAAAAAAATAAAACCATTCCTGTACTTAGGAATCTTTTATCTGATTATTTCCTTGATTATAAGGGTAGTATTCTTTTTTCACCCCATCACTACAGCCAGTTTCGGATTTTTTGAGATCATTAAAGTACTGTTTGTAGGGCTCATCAATGATATTTTTGTTTTTATCCTTGCCAGTACCATCCTTGCCCTCTATTTTTTATTCCTTTCCAATTCGAAATATAAAAAGCCTTACGGATATATTATCTTCGGCGTATTGGTTACATTTTTCCTGTACATCTGGCTTATTCCCAATAATATCTTTAAGCAATACGGAGGCTCTGTAACAGAAATAGCCCTTTCTTTTGTAGGGGTAAAGGCATTCCTGTTTGGTTTAATGCTTTTCCTTCCAACCCAGAGAATAAAGATCCGGAATGTTTTATACTTTATTACCTTATTGCTTTATGTGCTGCTTATCATTTTCAATGGAGTAAGTGAATATTTCTTCTATAATGAATTTGGGGTACGTTATAATTTTATTGCCGTAGATTATTTAATATACACGAATGAAGTGATTGGAAATATCATGGAAAGTTATCCTGTTATTCCTTTATTTTCAGGTATAATGCTTGTTACATTAACCATCACCTGGTTTATCTATAAAAAAACAAAAGATGAATTACTGGAGCTTCCTAACTTCAAACAGAAACTGATCTTACTGGGTTCTTTCGCTGTACTTTGCGCCATTAGCCTACTTACTCTTCCATCATTAATGCAAATCAAATCAGACAATGTTTTTGCTGATGAAATTGAGGCCAATGGACTTCCTAAGTTTTACTGGGCTTTTACCCATAATGAGCTTGATTATTTCCAGTTTTATTCGCAACTGGACCAGAAACAGGCAGAGAAAAACTTCTTAAGCCAATACCCGCAGCATACTTTATCAAGAAATATTGTAGCAGAGCAGCCGGAACTCAAAAAAAATGTAGTGCTGATATCTATAGAGAGTCTTTCTGCAGATTTCCTTGAACATTATGGGAATACCCAGGAGATTACCCCATTTCTGGATAGCCTTGCAGATAAATCACTGATGTTTACTAATCTTTATGCGACAGGAAACAGAACTGTACGCGGCCTGGAAGCTTTAACCCTATGTATTCCTCCTACTGCCGGAGAAAGTATCATCAAAAGAAATGATAATAAAAACAAATTCACTACAGGAAATGTATTCAAGTCAAAAGGATATGATGTAAAATTCCTGTATGGCGGATACAGCTATTTTGATAATATGCAGGACTTTTTCGGCGGGAACGGATATGATATTGTAGACAGAAACAATTTTAAGCCGGAAGAAATTACCTTTGCCAATGTATGGGGTGTTGCAGATGAAGATATGGCCAGAAAAGCTATTCAGGTGATGAATGCTGAAGCAAAATCAGGGAAACCTTTCTTCAACCACTGGATGACGGTTTCCAACCACAGGCCTTTCACTTACCCTGATGGAAGAATTGACATTCCGGGAACTTCAAAATCCCGTGAAGGCGGTGTAAAATATACAGATTATTCTCTGAAATTGTTTTTTGATATGGCGAAAAAGCAGGATTGGTATAAAAATACGGTCTTTGTGATTATTGCAGACCATTGTGCTTCCAGCGCCGGAAAAACGGAACTTCCAATGGATAAGTACAGAATCCCTGCAATGATCTTTTCAGAAGGGTTTATCCAGCCGCAGAAGTTTGATACCCTGATGTCTCAGATTGACGTGATGCCTACCCTTTTTGGATTACTTAATTTTAGCTATCAATCTAAATTCTTAGGTCAGGATGTTTTCAAACCAGAATTTCAGCCTAAGGCCTACATTGCCACCTATCAGGATCTTGGTTTTGTGAAGAACAATCGCCTGACCATCATTTCTCCGGTGAAGAAAGCCAAACAATACTCTCTGGATTTAGAAAAAAGTGATCTTGCTCCGGAATTTAAGCTCTATTATGATGAGAAGCTGTTGAAAAACCCGGATCAGAAACTAATAGATGATGCTATTTCAGCGTACCAGTCAACTTCTTATTGGCTGAAAACCAAACAACTGAACAGGTAA
- a CDS encoding c-type cytochrome has translation MKKNVLRITAVLGLTTVLLNSCGPKENTPLVYFPDMYFPVAYDPLMKAQDAYSDHENEIPAFVKNNGATGLSPVEGSVAQNKDGVFEESLLPKNVDEYNAGYDASKKLTTSPLNPANAAKDLERGKVLFDHTCAACHGTGGDGQGPIVQSGAFSGVPNYADREITVGSVHYVLTNGRNAMGSYAGQLNAGDRWRVAMYVMSAFKKGAAAPAAATAAAPATTETTTETKK, from the coding sequence ATGAAAAAGAATGTATTAAGAATTACAGCAGTTTTAGGTTTAACAACAGTTTTACTTAACTCTTGCGGACCAAAGGAGAATACTCCGCTGGTATATTTCCCGGACATGTATTTTCCGGTAGCTTATGATCCATTGATGAAGGCTCAGGATGCGTATTCAGATCATGAAAATGAAATTCCTGCTTTTGTTAAAAATAATGGTGCAACAGGTCTTTCTCCGGTAGAAGGATCAGTTGCTCAAAATAAAGATGGAGTTTTTGAAGAAAGCTTATTGCCAAAGAATGTTGACGAGTACAACGCAGGTTATGATGCTTCTAAAAAACTAACAACTTCTCCTCTGAACCCAGCTAATGCAGCTAAGGATCTTGAAAGAGGAAAAGTATTGTTCGACCACACTTGTGCTGCATGTCACGGAACAGGAGGTGATGGACAAGGACCTATCGTACAGAGTGGAGCGTTCTCCGGAGTACCAAACTATGCTGACAGAGAAATTACTGTAGGATCTGTTCATTATGTATTAACAAACGGTAGAAATGCCATGGGATCTTATGCGGGACAATTGAACGCAGGAGACAGATGGAGAGTAGCAATGTATGTGATGAGTGCTTTCAAAAAAGGAGCAGCAGCACCGGCAGCAGCTACAGCGGCGGCACCAGCAACAACTGAAACGACTACCGAAACTAAAAAATAA
- a CDS encoding DUF3341 domain-containing protein gives MSTTKIVYGLYADDDDLMNGVKAFNDKGIKINEVYTPFPVHGLDKALGLKKTRISDAAFIYACYGVTIGATLTWYVMNHDWPQNIGGKPAFDWGHNMPAFVVPMFELMVFCAAHMMSLTFLVRNKMYPGAPAQNPDPRTTDDKFMMEFVTEDVESVKQLLIETGVEEITVKDA, from the coding sequence ATGAGCACCACTAAAATTGTATACGGACTTTATGCTGATGACGACGATTTAATGAACGGCGTTAAAGCATTCAACGATAAAGGAATCAAAATAAACGAGGTTTATACTCCGTTTCCGGTTCACGGACTAGATAAAGCTTTGGGGTTAAAGAAAACCAGAATTTCTGATGCTGCTTTCATCTATGCTTGTTATGGGGTTACTATCGGTGCTACTTTAACTTGGTACGTGATGAACCACGACTGGCCTCAGAATATCGGTGGTAAACCAGCTTTTGACTGGGGACACAACATGCCGGCATTCGTAGTTCCAATGTTCGAATTAATGGTATTCTGTGCAGCTCACATGATGTCTCTAACTTTCTTGGTTAGAAACAAAATGTATCCAGGAGCTCCAGCTCAGAACCCGGATCCAAGAACTACTGATGATAAATTCATGATGGAATTCGTAACTGAAGATGTAGAATCTGTAAAGCAGTTGCTAATTGAAACTGGAGTTGAAGAAATAACTGTTAAAGACGCTTAA
- a CDS encoding YfgM family protein has translation MAKLGKNAQNEQEGKETVEFFKDLDREALNTERFLEKYSKPLGIVFGVLVLGVLGFFGYKQFVVAPKNAEAVKSFLAAQKNLTENKDKEALGGKSAANPGFIGTANEYSGTSIGQLSAYNAGLLKFKEGKFQEAYDLLDKFSSDNKTLMAMKYGAMADAKSGLNKNDEALSLLDKAASVSDDPYTTYFFTRKAGIVALGLKKNADAKKYFSLIDEKYQDYDNGMSDSYIEMTKYY, from the coding sequence ATGGCAAAATTGGGAAAGAATGCTCAGAATGAGCAAGAAGGTAAAGAAACGGTTGAGTTCTTCAAAGATCTTGACAGAGAAGCCTTAAACACTGAGAGATTTCTTGAAAAATATTCAAAACCACTAGGTATTGTATTTGGAGTTTTAGTTTTAGGAGTTTTAGGGTTCTTCGGATATAAGCAATTTGTAGTTGCCCCTAAAAATGCAGAAGCGGTAAAAAGTTTCTTAGCTGCTCAGAAGAACTTAACTGAAAATAAAGATAAAGAAGCTTTAGGAGGCAAATCTGCAGCCAACCCTGGTTTCATTGGTACAGCTAATGAATATTCAGGAACAAGCATTGGTCAGTTATCCGCTTACAATGCAGGTTTATTGAAATTCAAAGAAGGAAAATTCCAGGAAGCTTACGATCTATTAGATAAATTCTCTTCTGATAATAAAACCCTGATGGCAATGAAGTATGGTGCTATGGCGGATGCAAAATCAGGACTGAACAAGAATGATGAAGCTTTATCATTATTAGACAAAGCTGCTTCTGTTTCTGATGACCCTTATACAACTTATTTTTTCACAAGAAAAGCAGGTATCGTAGCATTGGGATTAAAGAAAAATGCAGACGCTAAAAAATACTTCTCTCTGATTGACGAGAAATACCAGGATTACGACAACGGAATGTCTGATTCTTACATTGAAATGACTAAATATTATTAA
- a CDS encoding redoxin domain-containing protein, whose translation MKKINFLKVTAFIIPVVCIGIMIGLWANFRKKKEKTEALKDIPTFSLTTINRTLLNSKTFGNNQTKVIIYFSPTCHFCQAEAEELSKINNHYQNTQWIWIASEPLDQIKEFAHQYNLDKQINIFWCHDDGAVFYQKLGMSTVPYFLVYNQSNRLVKRNSGAIKLEKLLLNILHERK comes from the coding sequence ATGAAGAAGATCAATTTCTTAAAAGTAACGGCTTTCATTATTCCTGTTGTCTGTATTGGAATAATGATAGGGCTTTGGGCTAACTTCCGGAAAAAGAAAGAAAAAACAGAAGCTCTAAAAGATATCCCAACATTCTCCCTCACTACAATAAATAGAACATTGCTGAATTCTAAAACCTTTGGCAATAACCAAACTAAAGTTATCATTTACTTCAGTCCTACCTGCCATTTTTGTCAGGCTGAGGCTGAAGAATTATCTAAAATAAATAATCACTATCAAAATACCCAATGGATTTGGATTGCCAGTGAACCATTAGACCAAATAAAAGAGTTTGCCCATCAGTATAATCTGGATAAACAAATTAATATCTTCTGGTGTCACGATGATGGGGCAGTATTTTATCAGAAACTGGGAATGAGCACCGTTCCTTACTTTTTAGTTTATAACCAAAGTAATCGTCTTGTTAAAAGAAATTCTGGAGCTATAAAACTGGAAAAATTACTGTTAAACATATTACATGAAAGAAAATAA
- the ypfJ gene encoding KPN_02809 family neutral zinc metallopeptidase gives MRWTDDRGGNVDDRRGSGGGSGGMIVGGGLGTLIIAAIVFFLGGDPSGILNSGSIQPSENTGERRELTTQEKKIGEMVDMMSGWNTQTWSQIFKENGMNFTEPRIVLFENTTSSGCGTAQSAMGPFYCPADQKIYMDMEFFGELQQRFGAKVTEFTVAYVLAHEMGHHVQTLLGTTQKVDALRRSGRYSEAEMNRVSVATELQADFYAGVWAKRTDETKKILEPGDIQSAIDAAEAVGDDNIQRRGQGYVNQESFTHGSSAQRKEWFMKGYNTGDIRQGDTFNQLLK, from the coding sequence ATGAGATGGACAGACGACAGAGGCGGAAACGTTGATGATCGCCGTGGCTCCGGAGGCGGAAGTGGCGGTATGATTGTTGGTGGAGGACTCGGAACTTTAATTATAGCAGCTATTGTTTTCTTTTTAGGAGGAGATCCTTCCGGTATATTGAATTCCGGCAGCATACAGCCTTCAGAAAATACAGGAGAAAGAAGAGAGCTTACCACACAGGAAAAAAAGATCGGGGAAATGGTTGATATGATGTCTGGCTGGAATACCCAAACCTGGAGTCAGATTTTCAAAGAAAATGGCATGAATTTTACTGAACCCAGAATTGTGCTTTTCGAAAACACTACCAGCTCCGGATGTGGTACTGCACAATCTGCCATGGGACCTTTTTATTGCCCTGCAGACCAGAAAATCTATATGGACATGGAATTTTTCGGTGAACTCCAGCAAAGGTTCGGGGCAAAAGTAACTGAATTTACAGTAGCCTATGTTCTTGCTCATGAAATGGGACATCACGTACAGACTCTGTTGGGAACCACTCAAAAAGTAGATGCCCTGAGAAGAAGCGGAAGGTACTCTGAAGCAGAAATGAACAGAGTATCTGTAGCTACAGAACTACAGGCAGATTTTTATGCCGGAGTCTGGGCTAAACGTACGGATGAAACTAAAAAAATTCTGGAACCGGGAGATATTCAGTCTGCAATAGATGCGGCAGAAGCCGTAGGTGATGACAATATCCAAAGAAGAGGGCAAGGATATGTAAACCAGGAAAGCTTTACACACGGGTCATCAGCTCAACGTAAAGAATGGTTTATGAAAGGATATAACACTGGTGATATCAGACAAGGTGATACTTTTAATCAGCTTTTGAAATAA
- a CDS encoding adenine phosphoribosyltransferase gives MASAELIKRLEETIENIPDFPIPGIQFKDISPIFLDPKLYEDVIADLAAKSKGKVDAVCGIESRGYLFGIAIAVALEVPFILIRKAGKLPPPVISEKYDLEYGSATIETREGQIKPGQRVLIHDDLLATGGTTEAAAKLVEKQGATVSQFSFLIGLKGLNGDEKLKKFGAEVYHILEY, from the coding sequence ATGGCTTCAGCAGAATTAATCAAAAGACTGGAAGAAACAATTGAAAACATACCTGACTTCCCTATTCCGGGGATTCAGTTTAAAGATATTTCACCTATTTTTTTAGATCCTAAACTTTATGAAGACGTTATTGCAGACCTTGCTGCCAAAAGTAAAGGAAAAGTAGATGCGGTATGCGGAATAGAAAGCCGGGGCTATCTTTTCGGAATTGCCATTGCTGTTGCACTGGAAGTTCCTTTTATCCTAATTAGAAAAGCAGGAAAACTTCCGCCGCCTGTTATTTCAGAAAAATATGATCTGGAATATGGAAGTGCCACAATCGAAACCCGTGAAGGACAGATTAAGCCGGGACAAAGGGTTTTAATTCACGATGATCTTTTAGCAACAGGAGGAACCACAGAAGCCGCTGCTAAATTAGTAGAAAAACAAGGAGCAACTGTTTCTCAATTCAGTTTCCTGATTGGATTAAAAGGGTTGAATGGAGACGAAAAACTAAAGAAATTTGGTGCAGAGGTTTACCATATTTTAGAATATTAA